A part of Desulfatiglans sp. genomic DNA contains:
- a CDS encoding lipase family protein, with protein sequence MREGLARIGKTRLHIPFELVYWADVLYDEPLDPSITDPSHALFNPEPYTEVKPGQVVRTVTFRKKIMRFIGSKLDKIFLKDDMTLKFEGLTNKFISKYFHDLEAYFGDSSNPVQEPHYSAKELIRKRLIDALTRYRKYEIMVIGHSMGSIITYDVLVHYPQIPEVHTLVTMGSPLGLPVIVSRIYLELKKFKPDIKKPPAPGKVSNKWYNISDEDDNVALDHSISNDYEKNEKGINVEDINVCNDYEFNGESNPHKVYGYLRTPEFAGIIDQFLTEEKRNLFYMGFKSIRDSLQRAADKIKKIFQEKNRGDQPPV encoded by the coding sequence ATGAGAGAAGGGCTTGCGAGAATAGGTAAAACGCGCCTTCATATCCCATTTGAACTGGTATACTGGGCCGATGTCTTATACGATGAACCTCTTGATCCCTCAATTACTGATCCTTCACATGCCTTATTTAACCCTGAACCATATACAGAGGTTAAACCCGGCCAGGTTGTGCGAACTGTTACCTTTCGTAAAAAAATAATGCGTTTTATAGGAAGTAAACTTGATAAGATCTTTCTTAAAGATGATATGACATTGAAATTCGAAGGCCTGACCAATAAATTTATCAGTAAATATTTTCATGACCTGGAAGCCTATTTCGGCGATAGTTCAAATCCGGTTCAGGAGCCGCATTATTCCGCAAAAGAACTGATAAGGAAAAGACTCATTGATGCGCTTACCAGATACAGGAAGTATGAAATTATGGTAATCGGCCACTCCATGGGATCAATCATTACTTATGATGTTCTGGTACATTATCCTCAAATTCCGGAAGTGCATACTTTAGTTACCATGGGATCACCTCTGGGATTACCGGTTATTGTGAGCCGGATTTATCTGGAGTTAAAGAAGTTTAAACCGGATATTAAAAAACCACCTGCTCCCGGGAAGGTCTCTAACAAATGGTATAATATCTCCGATGAGGATGATAATGTTGCGCTTGATCATTCAATAAGCAATGATTATGAAAAGAATGAAAAGGGCATCAACGTTGAGGATATCAATGTTTGTAATGATTACGAATTTAATGGTGAGAGCAATCCTCATAAGGTTTACGGCTATTTGAGAACGCCCGAATTTGCCGGGATTATTGATCAATTTTTAACCGAAGAAAAAAGAAATCTATTTTATATGGGTTTTAAGTCTATACGAGATAGCTTGCAGAGGGCCGCGGATAAAATCAAAAAGATTTTCCAGGAAAAAAACAGAGGGGATCAACCACCGGTTTAG
- a CDS encoding phospholipase, which translates to MAKHIRNIILLLLVFIIANGLYHSLKANPPGTNYESPEYSIAPDDIDFLCDLTYTGVDGKSVSEQEIFDRMFYLIDRAERYILIDMFLFNTYVGKAEKPYRNLADELTRRLIKSKQDRPGIMIDLITDPINSIYYGAESKELDSLKKAGVNVIQTNLRSLRDSNMIYSPLWRAFIQWFGNSYKGGLFPNPFSDTGKRVTLRSYLEMLNFKANHRKVFVADHKEDLRGIVTSANLHDGSSAYSNVAFEIAGPFAVEFYNAEKAVAQFSGGRLSPLDFYIPPEKKKEAGDHARVRLITEEKIEDALLDSIDQAGNGDMISIGVFYLSDREIIDSLINASERKAIIRIVLDPNKDAFGREKNGIPNRQTAGKLLAGSGKKIRIRWYDTRGEQYHSKFALFEYKGRASRVILGSANFTRRNLDNYNLEMNVSLTAPSNNRAVMEIKGYFERIWNGEGYTADYTKYEEDSFFKALFALLFETTGTSTF; encoded by the coding sequence ATGGCTAAACATATTCGAAACATCATTCTTCTCCTGCTTGTGTTTATCATTGCAAACGGGTTATATCATTCACTTAAGGCAAATCCCCCTGGCACAAACTATGAAAGCCCGGAATACAGCATTGCCCCTGATGATATAGATTTTCTCTGCGACCTTACCTATACTGGTGTAGATGGTAAGAGCGTATCGGAACAGGAAATTTTTGACCGGATGTTTTATCTTATCGACAGGGCAGAGAGGTATATCCTTATTGATATGTTCCTGTTTAATACCTATGTCGGGAAGGCGGAAAAACCATACAGGAATCTGGCGGATGAGCTGACCCGAAGGCTTATAAAAAGCAAACAGGATCGCCCCGGTATAATGATAGATCTTATAACCGACCCCATTAACAGCATATATTATGGCGCTGAATCAAAGGAGCTGGACTCTCTTAAAAAGGCAGGTGTGAATGTTATCCAGACTAACCTTCGCTCTCTCAGAGACAGCAACATGATCTATTCGCCCCTGTGGAGGGCCTTTATTCAGTGGTTCGGTAATTCTTATAAGGGAGGGTTGTTTCCCAACCCATTCTCTGACACAGGCAAAAGGGTGACGCTTCGTTCATACCTCGAAATGCTGAACTTCAAGGCCAATCACAGAAAGGTATTTGTGGCTGATCACAAAGAGGATCTCCGGGGAATAGTGACCTCAGCCAATCTCCATGACGGCAGCTCGGCATATTCAAACGTGGCCTTTGAAATAGCGGGGCCATTCGCAGTGGAATTTTATAATGCAGAAAAGGCAGTGGCTCAATTTTCAGGCGGAAGGCTTAGCCCTCTTGATTTTTATATCCCCCCTGAAAAGAAGAAAGAAGCGGGTGATCATGCACGTGTCAGGTTGATCACAGAAGAAAAGATAGAGGATGCCCTGCTGGATAGCATAGATCAGGCAGGTAATGGCGACATGATCAGCATCGGGGTCTTTTATCTGTCCGATAGAGAGATTATTGATTCGCTTATTAATGCATCGGAGAGAAAAGCTATAATACGAATAGTGCTTGACCCCAATAAGGATGCCTTTGGGAGGGAAAAGAACGGCATTCCCAACCGGCAGACAGCAGGTAAACTGCTTGCAGGGTCCGGGAAAAAGATAAGGATACGCTGGTATGACACTCGCGGGGAACAGTATCACAGCAAATTCGCCCTGTTTGAATATAAGGGGCGCGCATCCAGGGTTATACTTGGCTCTGCCAATTTTACACGGAGAAACCTTGATAATTATAATCTTGAAATGAATGTCAGCCTGACCGCTCCTTCTAATAACAGGGCTGTAATGGAGATAAAAGGGTATTTTGAAAGGATATGGAACGGAGAGGGATATACAGCGGATTATACAAAATATGAGGAGGATTCTTTCTTTAAGGCCCTTTTTGCGCTATTATTTGAAACAACCGGGACATCAACATTTTAA